From Micromonospora sp. NBC_01699, a single genomic window includes:
- a CDS encoding DUF4142 domain-containing protein yields MLTALPRSRRRPVTMITAIAGALLGGVLGAPVAAVAAPLSGQPVQAQPMQAQPMQAQPMQAQPMQAQPMQAQPMQAQPVQAQPVRQVAAPALVPAMHPSGGPVSGDVPNPLGELPAKPSAAGPVGPADRDLLVKVKLAGLWEMPASDMAVAKGASVKVKEVGGKIGPQHMVLDDLVNKAAAKLGVPLPTEPTPEQKGWLAEMQRASGPQFDLVFVERLRAAHGKIFPAIGAVRAGTRNEVVRELAAQANAFVLTHITLLESTGLVDYESLPLPPAPAPAAAAAAVVGGTGSLLSGVDTRAATGGVNPTVVWLVLLAALIAGAYSMVRLIRPR; encoded by the coding sequence ATGTTGACCGCACTGCCCCGTTCGCGGCGTCGGCCGGTGACGATGATCACCGCAATTGCCGGTGCCCTGCTCGGCGGCGTGCTCGGCGCGCCGGTGGCGGCCGTGGCCGCCCCACTGTCCGGCCAGCCGGTGCAGGCCCAGCCGATGCAGGCCCAGCCGATGCAGGCACAGCCGATGCAGGCACAGCCGATGCAGGCACAGCCGATGCAGGCACAGCCGATGCAGGCACAGCCGGTGCAGGCCCAGCCGGTGCGGCAGGTGGCGGCACCGGCGCTGGTCCCGGCCATGCACCCGTCCGGCGGCCCGGTCAGCGGCGACGTGCCGAATCCGCTCGGCGAACTGCCGGCCAAGCCGTCGGCCGCCGGGCCGGTCGGTCCGGCCGACCGGGACCTGCTGGTCAAGGTCAAGCTGGCCGGGCTGTGGGAGATGCCGGCCAGCGACATGGCGGTCGCCAAGGGCGCCTCGGTCAAGGTCAAGGAGGTCGGCGGGAAGATCGGCCCCCAGCACATGGTGCTGGACGATCTGGTGAACAAGGCCGCGGCAAAGCTGGGCGTGCCGCTGCCGACCGAGCCGACGCCCGAACAGAAGGGCTGGCTCGCCGAGATGCAGCGCGCCTCCGGCCCCCAGTTCGACCTGGTCTTCGTGGAGCGGCTCCGGGCCGCCCACGGCAAGATTTTCCCGGCCATCGGTGCCGTCCGGGCCGGCACCCGCAACGAGGTCGTCCGGGAACTCGCCGCACAGGCCAACGCATTCGTACTGACCCACATCACGCTGTTGGAAAGCACCGGGCTGGTCGACTACGAATCCCTCCCGCTGCCGCCGGCGCCCGCCCCAGCGGCGGCCGCGGCGGCGGTGGTCGGTGGGACCGGCTCACTTCTCAGCGGTGTCGACACCCGCGCCGCCACCGGCGGCGTCAACCCGACCGTCGTCTGGCTCGTGCTGCTGGCCGCGCTGATCGCCGGCGCCTACAGCATGGTCCGCCTGATCCGCCCCCGCTGA
- a CDS encoding ferric reductase-like transmembrane domain-containing protein: MRSAQESVHLIAATVGFISFFLLWLAVLSGLVLRNGWALTRIRHSTAHATHSTIALLGLCLGLVHALTQLASPGGPVRLVDQFIPFLNPEDPIGIGVGVIALELLLATTLSVLIQRRLGYSRWRALHALTYVAFMLLVAHVLISGSDVGPPAVWGSVLVAWLSTVALWFTTTPWAGDLRRDLGDRFVARRRGQEISIDVDANRCARFGFCEHEAPDVFTLRGDGRLAYKAMVPADQTNAVLRAVEVCPARAITLNRVPTTVLTPLPVDPDLEPASAPDPDPDRPTRAARRPRPRPGPRSVPSGSGTGVHRRDGAP, from the coding sequence GTGCGCAGTGCGCAGGAAAGTGTCCATCTCATCGCCGCGACCGTGGGATTTATTTCATTCTTCCTGCTCTGGCTCGCGGTGCTGTCCGGCCTGGTCCTGCGCAACGGCTGGGCACTGACCCGGATCCGCCATTCGACCGCGCACGCCACTCATTCCACGATCGCCCTGCTCGGGCTCTGCCTCGGCCTGGTGCACGCCCTCACCCAGCTCGCCTCACCGGGCGGCCCGGTCCGGCTGGTCGACCAGTTCATCCCCTTCCTCAACCCGGAGGACCCGATCGGCATCGGGGTCGGGGTGATCGCGCTCGAACTGCTGCTCGCCACCACGCTGTCCGTACTGATCCAGCGTCGGCTCGGATACTCCCGGTGGCGGGCGCTGCACGCGTTGACGTACGTGGCTTTCATGCTGCTCGTCGCACACGTGCTGATCTCCGGCTCCGATGTCGGGCCGCCCGCCGTCTGGGGCAGCGTACTGGTGGCCTGGCTGTCCACGGTGGCGCTGTGGTTCACCACCACACCCTGGGCCGGCGACCTGCGACGCGACCTCGGCGACCGGTTCGTCGCCCGACGACGCGGACAGGAGATCTCGATCGACGTGGACGCCAACCGATGCGCCCGGTTCGGCTTCTGTGAACACGAGGCGCCGGACGTGTTCACCCTGCGCGGCGACGGGCGGCTGGCGTACAAGGCCATGGTTCCGGCCGACCAGACCAACGCGGTGCTCCGAGCCGTCGAGGTCTGCCCGGCCAGGGCGATTACCCTCAACCGGGTGCCGACCACCGTGCTCACCCCGCTCCCGGTCGACCCCGACCTCGAACCGGCGTCGGCTCCCGACCCCGATCCCGACCGGCCCACTCGCGCCGCCCGCCGTCCCCGACCCCGTCCGGGCCCGCGTTCCGTACCCTCGGGCAGCGGCACGGGGGTGCACCGCCGGGACGGTGCGCCGTGA
- a CDS encoding NAD(P)/FAD-dependent oxidoreductase: MRRRGPRSAYDRIVVVGAGRAGVAAAEELRRAGFRGDVRVLGGEPDAPYDRPACSKGLLTGHRRPSDVRMPVLDGADITWHLGRRAVHLDPDRRIVSTDTDERFRYDGLVIATGATAALPPDWPVGEPGLHTLRTLADAWALRGALRDADRVVVIGAGLTGCEVASAVRTLARDAVLVDAKPYVLGRAVGETVGRLVTREVARDGVQLRLGRRVTGLSRRRRGWLVELDDGDEIHADLVVTTTGERPDVDWLDGTGLDLTDGVLCDESLRVLGAAGIVAAGTVARWPNLRYSARPVRCGQWIAALQQGRAAAHTLLAGDQETPPVTVVPRFWSDQYGLRIQVCGELPRHAEVTVTELRPGRRDVARAGVLVGYHDEGRLVGLVAVNAPHAFTSVTRSMLASASVTVAAPVSVPVVSEPVAVPEPVAAPAAPRRRLAAAS, translated from the coding sequence GTGAGACGGCGTGGACCACGCTCGGCGTACGACCGGATTGTGGTGGTCGGTGCCGGACGGGCCGGGGTGGCCGCCGCCGAGGAACTGCGCCGGGCCGGCTTCCGGGGCGACGTACGCGTGCTCGGCGGCGAGCCGGACGCCCCGTACGACCGACCGGCCTGCTCGAAGGGGCTGCTCACCGGGCACCGACGGCCCAGCGACGTACGGATGCCGGTGCTCGATGGCGCCGACATCACCTGGCATCTCGGCCGGCGCGCGGTGCACCTGGACCCGGACCGCCGGATCGTCAGCACCGACACCGACGAGCGGTTCCGCTACGACGGCCTGGTGATCGCCACCGGTGCCACCGCGGCGCTGCCCCCGGACTGGCCGGTCGGCGAACCGGGCCTGCACACCCTGCGCACCCTCGCCGACGCGTGGGCGCTGCGTGGCGCCCTGCGCGACGCCGACCGGGTGGTGGTCATCGGGGCCGGTCTGACCGGCTGCGAGGTCGCGTCCGCGGTACGCACCCTGGCCCGCGACGCCGTACTGGTCGACGCCAAGCCGTACGTCCTGGGACGCGCGGTCGGCGAGACGGTCGGCCGGCTGGTCACCAGGGAGGTGGCCCGCGACGGGGTGCAGTTGCGGCTCGGCCGCCGGGTCACCGGGCTGAGCCGGCGCCGCCGGGGCTGGCTGGTCGAGTTGGACGACGGCGACGAGATCCACGCCGACCTGGTCGTGACGACCACCGGCGAGCGACCCGACGTCGACTGGCTCGACGGCACCGGGCTCGACCTCACCGACGGGGTGCTGTGCGACGAGAGCCTGCGGGTGCTCGGCGCCGCCGGGATCGTCGCCGCCGGTACGGTCGCCCGCTGGCCCAACCTGCGCTACTCCGCCCGGCCGGTCCGGTGTGGACAGTGGATCGCCGCCCTGCAACAGGGACGGGCGGCCGCGCACACCCTGCTCGCCGGGGACCAGGAGACACCGCCGGTCACCGTCGTGCCCCGCTTCTGGTCCGACCAGTACGGGCTGCGCATCCAGGTCTGCGGCGAGCTGCCACGGCACGCCGAGGTGACCGTCACCGAGCTGCGTCCGGGCCGGCGCGACGTGGCCCGGGCCGGTGTGCTGGTCGGCTACCACGACGAGGGTCGCCTCGTCGGACTGGTCGCGGTCAACGCCCCGCACGCCTTCACCTCCGTCACCCGGTCCATGCTCGCCAGCGCCTCGGTCACCGTGGCCGCCCCTGTCTCCGTACCCGTGGTTTCCGAACCGGTCGCGGTCCCGGAGCCGGTCGCGGCGCCGGCCGCCCCACGGCGGCGGCTCGCCGCGGCAAGCTGA
- a CDS encoding DUF6308 family protein, which yields MTDGATPTIASLRPCAERHLAAYTDPAAGFAFGSYDRWYSTPDRLTPLDCLAANLLSLRLGHPQVLPLFHPGPSPATSLRDAMQLVLDRTVDGTGPRFLDLDSIDDEPFRMLRQANTLTKDVRGWTAVTVCKILHRLRPDFVPLYDSVLRGFYRTRGPAAFFTALLVDLSASQQWLTAISDGVRTLDDRPLSVLRAADIVIWHHCHVGCAEGPTA from the coding sequence GTGACAGACGGTGCTACGCCGACGATCGCCTCCCTGAGACCCTGCGCCGAGCGGCATCTGGCCGCCTACACCGATCCCGCCGCCGGATTCGCCTTCGGCAGCTACGACCGGTGGTACTCGACACCGGACCGGCTGACACCGCTCGACTGTCTCGCCGCGAACCTGCTGAGCCTCAGACTCGGACACCCGCAGGTGCTGCCCCTGTTCCACCCCGGTCCGAGTCCGGCGACCAGCCTGCGGGACGCGATGCAGCTCGTACTCGACCGGACGGTCGACGGTACGGGCCCACGGTTTCTCGACCTCGACTCGATCGACGACGAGCCCTTCCGGATGCTCCGCCAGGCGAACACGTTGACCAAGGACGTTCGAGGCTGGACTGCGGTCACCGTCTGCAAGATCCTGCACCGCCTGCGGCCGGATTTCGTACCGCTCTACGACAGCGTGCTGCGTGGCTTCTACCGGACCAGGGGACCGGCCGCATTCTTCACCGCCCTCCTGGTCGACCTCAGCGCCAGCCAGCAATGGTTGACCGCGATCAGCGACGGGGTCCGGACGCTCGATGACCGTCCACTGTCGGTTCTGCGGGCAGCCGACATCGTGATCTGGCATCACTGTCATGTCGGGTGTGCGGAAGGACCGACGGCGTGA
- a CDS encoding DUF6361 family protein — MTVGVSTISWLDIDDDQTRRIQAAIAALDDRETLDPIGTGTIRDAFSEALFPGTSTIQTRLRYFLFVPWTCQAVAARRPGRTTFQDRLREQELRLIEALRPIGPNQGVIGYRARRNLARMPSSVYWHGLGAWGVRTRPEVTLAQYANLATRPGGADRTIRDDGGDVLGGSPPFWDPGLPEPPAEFPGTGLTMGLTEPEAHYLRDRLRSTRMPGAHPAGDPSMLACLAEGAASWQDSEDPWSDERTDSLPEAVARVLTHARHFSEIVFGAQLLYNVLLAERAAKVLHVDTTKLVNVLNGQLDHWFERVTKHTDAFTDWWARPEEFWATVSECGGRVRPGTRDLLQHWIGAAVLDPRAAFDDASSRSRIREQELALKGRYARLTHQTALQSWDGGSIGAAPLRYRWQTVRNLMSDLHLGLVGAEAADAPA; from the coding sequence GTGACCGTTGGCGTGTCGACAATTTCCTGGCTGGACATCGATGACGACCAGACCCGTCGGATCCAGGCCGCGATCGCGGCGCTGGACGACCGGGAGACCCTCGATCCGATCGGCACCGGCACCATCCGGGACGCGTTCTCGGAGGCCCTCTTTCCGGGTACGTCGACCATCCAGACCCGGCTGCGTTACTTCCTCTTCGTGCCCTGGACCTGTCAGGCGGTGGCCGCCCGACGGCCGGGTCGTACGACCTTCCAGGATCGGCTGCGTGAGCAGGAACTCCGGCTGATCGAGGCGCTGCGCCCGATCGGGCCGAACCAGGGGGTGATCGGCTACCGGGCGCGTAGGAACCTGGCCCGGATGCCCAGTTCGGTCTACTGGCACGGGCTCGGCGCGTGGGGCGTACGGACCCGACCGGAGGTCACTCTCGCCCAGTACGCGAACCTGGCGACCCGACCGGGCGGAGCGGACCGGACGATCCGCGACGACGGCGGTGACGTGCTCGGTGGCTCGCCACCTTTCTGGGACCCGGGGCTGCCGGAACCGCCGGCCGAGTTCCCCGGAACGGGACTCACGATGGGGCTCACCGAGCCCGAGGCGCACTATCTGCGCGATCGCTTACGGTCGACCCGAATGCCCGGGGCGCATCCGGCGGGTGACCCCTCCATGCTCGCCTGCCTCGCCGAGGGCGCCGCATCCTGGCAGGACAGCGAGGATCCCTGGTCGGACGAGCGGACAGACAGCCTCCCTGAGGCCGTCGCCCGAGTGCTGACCCACGCCCGTCACTTCTCGGAGATCGTGTTCGGTGCGCAACTGCTCTACAACGTGCTGCTCGCCGAGCGGGCAGCGAAGGTGCTGCACGTCGACACGACCAAGCTGGTAAACGTGCTCAACGGGCAACTCGACCACTGGTTCGAGCGAGTCACCAAGCACACTGACGCGTTCACCGACTGGTGGGCGCGCCCCGAGGAGTTCTGGGCGACGGTCTCGGAGTGTGGCGGCCGAGTCCGGCCGGGCACCAGAGACCTGCTGCAACACTGGATCGGCGCGGCAGTCCTCGATCCACGGGCGGCGTTCGATGATGCCTCGTCGCGGAGCCGGATCAGGGAACAAGAGTTGGCCCTGAAGGGCCGGTACGCCCGGCTGACCCATCAGACCGCACTCCAGTCCTGGGACGGCGGCTCGATCGGGGCGGCGCCGCTGCGCTACCGCTGGCAGACCGTACGAAATCTCATGTCGGACCTGCACTTGGGCCTTGTCGGAGCGGAGGCCGCCGATGCTCCAGCCTGA
- a CDS encoding phospholipase D family protein: protein MLQPDSRRTLVDSLRPPPGTRLDWAVGTTYSLNLTTLLVVPAATAHSAGGGWGDDDDDEPDGFTPVGLLDALNRAADRITVFCDAGQIAPPLHRRRVLLGFVEQAVVPVTAPEGGVFHPKLWALRYVDAAGGPTYRVLVATRNLTFDRCWDTITVLESDPDGQPLPGIGNVVRALPDLSVSPLSSARRDRIGGFGDELDTVPFASPAGFGDLRLHAFGLGGGSWPFPKTCHRLLVLSPFLTAHTLKRLPQASIRRSVVSRPDALAAVGQAGESYDRFTLNPAVLDDVGDLSGASRDDPRRVDNGLHAKLYVTDDETGTSWWTGSANATSAAFERNVEVLLQLRTTNERHSASALLRERKEGDPEARTLRDLLVPWEDDGTEPEEPVDDNQDELDRLRRLVAAVAFSATVVESEPGRYGVTYRSDEALPVPEDVGLRCWPATVGQPDRPAALDSDGRLGYETSATLTTLSAFLVIELTLAKLSTAFVVRCAMHGEPDNRRQLLVAELLGDEHRLVRYLVALLSDDDAPLDGDGTNGAGVDIWSGGDLERLPLTELMIRALARDSGRLRQIADLLSTVRHGGGRLPEGLDDLWDAVWQIAREDVRG, encoded by the coding sequence ATGCTCCAGCCTGACAGTCGGCGGACCCTGGTCGACAGCCTCCGGCCGCCGCCCGGCACCCGGCTCGACTGGGCGGTCGGGACCACCTACAGCCTCAACCTGACCACGCTGCTCGTGGTCCCCGCGGCGACCGCCCACTCCGCTGGCGGCGGGTGGGGTGATGACGACGACGATGAACCGGACGGGTTCACGCCCGTCGGCCTGCTCGACGCGCTGAACCGCGCTGCGGACCGGATCACGGTGTTCTGCGACGCGGGCCAGATCGCACCGCCACTGCACCGGCGCAGGGTCCTGCTCGGCTTCGTCGAGCAGGCGGTCGTCCCGGTCACCGCGCCGGAGGGCGGGGTGTTCCACCCGAAGCTGTGGGCACTGCGGTACGTCGACGCGGCCGGCGGCCCCACGTACCGGGTGCTGGTCGCCACCCGCAACTTGACCTTCGACCGCTGCTGGGACACGATCACCGTGTTGGAGTCCGACCCGGACGGGCAGCCGCTACCCGGAATCGGCAACGTGGTCCGAGCCCTGCCCGACCTGTCGGTCAGCCCGTTGTCGTCGGCGCGCCGGGACCGGATCGGCGGGTTCGGCGACGAGTTGGACACCGTGCCGTTCGCGTCACCGGCCGGGTTCGGCGACCTTCGGCTGCACGCCTTCGGCCTGGGCGGCGGATCGTGGCCCTTCCCGAAAACCTGTCACCGGCTGCTCGTACTGTCCCCGTTCCTCACCGCGCACACCCTGAAACGCCTGCCCCAGGCATCAATACGGCGCAGCGTCGTGTCCCGACCGGACGCCCTTGCGGCCGTCGGCCAGGCGGGCGAATCGTACGACCGCTTCACCCTCAACCCGGCGGTCCTGGACGACGTCGGCGACCTGTCCGGAGCATCCCGGGACGATCCTCGGCGGGTGGACAACGGCCTGCACGCGAAGCTCTACGTCACCGACGACGAGACCGGTACGAGTTGGTGGACCGGCAGCGCCAACGCCACCAGCGCCGCCTTCGAACGCAACGTCGAGGTTCTGCTCCAGCTGCGTACGACAAACGAGCGGCACTCCGCCTCGGCGCTGCTGAGGGAACGGAAGGAGGGCGATCCGGAGGCGCGTACCCTGCGTGACCTACTGGTGCCCTGGGAAGACGACGGTACGGAGCCGGAGGAGCCGGTTGACGACAACCAGGACGAGCTCGACCGGCTTCGTCGGCTCGTGGCCGCCGTCGCCTTCTCGGCCACCGTGGTCGAGTCCGAACCGGGCCGGTACGGCGTCACCTACCGTTCGGACGAGGCGCTACCCGTACCGGAAGATGTCGGGTTGCGCTGTTGGCCGGCGACGGTCGGGCAGCCCGACCGACCGGCCGCGCTCGATTCCGACGGTCGCCTCGGGTACGAGACATCGGCCACCCTCACCACCCTCTCCGCCTTCCTGGTCATCGAACTGACCCTGGCCAAGCTCTCCACCGCCTTCGTCGTCCGCTGCGCCATGCACGGCGAGCCGGACAACCGGCGGCAACTGCTGGTGGCCGAGTTGCTGGGCGACGAGCACCGGCTGGTTCGCTATCTGGTGGCCCTGCTCAGCGACGACGACGCGCCGCTCGACGGCGACGGGACTAACGGTGCCGGGGTCGATATCTGGAGCGGCGGCGACCTGGAACGGCTCCCGCTGACGGAGCTGATGATCCGGGCCCTGGCCCGGGACTCGGGACGGCTGCGCCAGATAGCCGACCTGCTTTCCACCGTTCGACACGGCGGCGGGCGTCTACCGGAGGGCTTGGACGACCTGTGGGACGCCGTGTGGCAGATCGCCCGGGAGGACGTTCGTGGCTGA
- a CDS encoding DEAD/DEAH box helicase — protein MADTPDELAGLTDFQQRTARYAFRRLYLDPDPTRRFLVADEVGLGKTLVARAVVAQAITHLRQHGKRRIDIVYMCSNSAIVKQNLRKLSPVGLTPTNITGRLSLLPGQPPGPAAGVNFVALTPGTSLQHGTALGTVAERALAIEFVASVFGRDEVEHRGVYRAFAGNIKDREGSLRELRTRFAEARGSLTPAWGAKGMFARHFRDVDAEFRAVTGWRMRETLGWLAAEFDRDARRRDPDADAVRNVFIGRVRRAMAATGAELLRPNLVIFDEFQRFADLLHSTEPEIKPLMDSLTGSGGDDDTAATRALLLSATPYRMHTTDVERAAGENDHYGDLLRTVEFLAGKSGADGLATDLRQLRSALNRIAGDGLDPVVTATRSISERLRTVMVRTERLASTADRDGMLRTVTHTVNTPDADEIRGYLAATRLAGQVAPGDHPRALDLVELWKSVPYLLSFLHRDNYQVKATLHEAIAAAEKPATLTDGLVGTTAVVPWSDVDAYREVPPANARLRQLLSSAAGPVARDLLWMPASAPYYRADGEFESPQAREFTKHLVFSAWHAVPNSISAMLSYEVERATIGAHSDVTYADAASKAVRPLRIDAETTYLLLYPSVALADLVDPLAIRTTSGGVPPTWHAVAEAAGRVLGDRIDRLTAGHRGRPTDPRWYWLAPLLLDHESHRRGKTTAATVDPVGSWTEEGADTYRSRMDEWRGIAASGAVPGGLGAPPDDLVEVLTEVALASPAVCALRAIRRVLPAATPYQTLPAAARVAFGIRAMFNGPEATAIVAGRDHDVFWRECLGYAARGNLQAVLDEYLHVLAEWQRFDVSTLSDLAEHVYRAATLRAVPYQVDVLDAAGGLNQRHMRGRYAARFGHGRDDTNGEVRAEQVSEAFNSPFWPFVLATTSIGQEGLDFHLYCHAVVHWNLPHNPVDLEQREGRVHRYKGHAVRKNVADRCGLPASPLEDPWRAMFETAAGHRSVGESEIVPYWVFEGPANIERHLLVAPYTRDASVLPHLLDSTVMYRIAFGQPRQEELLRNVASATTPEQRQALSRIRVDLRPPAE, from the coding sequence GTGGCTGACACCCCCGACGAGCTGGCCGGTCTCACCGACTTCCAGCAGCGGACCGCGCGGTACGCGTTCCGCCGGCTGTACCTCGACCCCGACCCGACGAGGCGCTTCCTGGTCGCCGACGAGGTCGGCCTGGGCAAGACGCTCGTGGCCCGAGCGGTGGTCGCACAGGCGATCACGCACCTGCGCCAACACGGCAAACGGCGGATCGACATCGTCTACATGTGCTCGAACAGTGCGATCGTCAAACAGAATCTTCGGAAGCTGAGCCCGGTCGGACTCACCCCGACCAACATCACCGGCCGGCTGTCCCTGCTGCCCGGACAGCCGCCGGGACCGGCTGCCGGCGTCAACTTCGTGGCACTCACCCCGGGCACCTCGCTGCAACACGGAACCGCACTCGGCACCGTGGCCGAGCGGGCCCTCGCGATCGAGTTCGTGGCGAGCGTCTTCGGCCGCGACGAGGTGGAACACAGGGGGGTGTACCGGGCCTTCGCCGGCAACATCAAAGACCGGGAGGGCAGCCTCCGCGAGCTGCGTACGAGGTTCGCCGAGGCGCGCGGGTCGCTCACACCCGCGTGGGGGGCCAAAGGAATGTTCGCTCGCCATTTCCGGGACGTGGATGCCGAATTTCGGGCCGTCACCGGGTGGCGGATGCGGGAGACGCTCGGCTGGCTCGCCGCCGAGTTCGACCGCGATGCCCGTCGGCGGGATCCGGACGCCGATGCCGTACGCAATGTCTTCATCGGCCGGGTACGGCGCGCGATGGCCGCCACCGGGGCCGAACTGCTCCGTCCGAACCTGGTCATCTTCGACGAGTTCCAGCGCTTCGCCGACCTGCTGCACAGCACGGAACCCGAGATCAAGCCGTTGATGGACAGCCTCACCGGCAGCGGCGGCGATGACGACACCGCCGCTACCCGGGCACTCCTGCTGTCCGCCACGCCGTACCGGATGCACACCACCGACGTGGAGCGGGCCGCGGGTGAGAACGATCATTATGGCGATCTTCTCCGTACCGTCGAGTTCCTGGCCGGGAAGTCGGGCGCCGACGGGCTCGCCACCGACCTTCGCCAACTGCGGTCGGCGCTGAACCGCATCGCGGGCGACGGGCTCGATCCCGTGGTGACCGCGACCCGATCCATCTCCGAACGCCTGCGTACGGTGATGGTGCGTACCGAGCGACTGGCCAGCACCGCCGACCGTGACGGGATGCTCCGAACGGTCACCCACACCGTCAACACCCCGGACGCGGACGAGATCCGGGGTTACCTCGCCGCGACCCGGCTGGCCGGTCAGGTCGCGCCCGGCGACCACCCACGTGCCCTCGACCTGGTCGAGCTGTGGAAATCCGTCCCCTACCTCCTGAGCTTCCTGCACCGGGACAACTACCAGGTGAAGGCCACCCTCCACGAGGCGATCGCGGCGGCCGAGAAACCGGCGACACTCACCGACGGACTGGTCGGTACCACAGCCGTGGTGCCCTGGTCCGATGTCGACGCCTACCGTGAGGTCCCGCCCGCCAACGCCCGACTGCGGCAGCTGCTGTCCTCGGCGGCCGGGCCGGTGGCCCGCGACCTGCTGTGGATGCCGGCGTCCGCGCCGTACTACCGGGCCGACGGCGAGTTCGAGTCACCGCAGGCCCGCGAGTTCACCAAGCACCTGGTCTTCTCCGCCTGGCACGCGGTCCCGAACTCGATCAGCGCGATGCTCAGCTACGAGGTCGAACGCGCGACGATCGGTGCGCACTCCGACGTGACCTACGCCGACGCCGCCAGCAAGGCCGTCCGTCCGCTCCGGATCGACGCGGAGACCACCTACCTCCTGCTCTACCCGAGCGTGGCCCTGGCCGACCTGGTCGACCCACTGGCGATCAGGACCACCAGCGGCGGCGTACCGCCGACCTGGCACGCCGTCGCGGAGGCGGCCGGGCGGGTGCTGGGCGATCGGATCGACCGGTTGACGGCGGGGCACCGGGGCCGCCCGACTGATCCGCGCTGGTACTGGCTGGCACCACTGCTGCTGGACCACGAGTCACACCGGCGCGGCAAGACCACCGCCGCCACCGTCGACCCGGTCGGCAGCTGGACGGAAGAGGGCGCCGACACCTACCGGAGCCGGATGGACGAGTGGCGGGGCATCGCCGCCTCGGGAGCGGTTCCGGGCGGCCTCGGCGCCCCGCCGGACGACCTGGTCGAGGTCCTCACCGAAGTGGCGCTCGCCTCGCCGGCCGTGTGCGCGCTACGGGCCATCCGGCGGGTACTGCCGGCGGCGACGCCGTACCAGACGCTGCCGGCGGCGGCGCGGGTCGCGTTCGGGATCCGCGCCATGTTCAACGGTCCGGAGGCGACCGCGATAGTAGCGGGGCGCGACCATGACGTGTTCTGGCGTGAGTGTCTGGGCTACGCCGCCCGGGGCAACCTCCAGGCCGTGCTCGACGAGTACCTGCACGTACTCGCCGAGTGGCAGCGCTTCGACGTGTCCACGCTGTCGGACCTCGCCGAGCACGTGTACCGCGCCGCGACCCTGCGGGCCGTGCCGTACCAGGTGGACGTGCTCGACGCGGCCGGCGGGCTGAACCAGCGGCACATGCGCGGACGGTACGCCGCCCGCTTCGGTCACGGACGCGACGACACCAACGGGGAGGTACGCGCCGAGCAGGTCTCCGAGGCGTTCAACTCGCCGTTCTGGCCGTTCGTGCTGGCCACCACCTCCATCGGGCAGGAGGGCCTCGACTTCCACCTCTACTGCCATGCCGTGGTCCACTGGAATCTGCCGCACAACCCGGTCGACCTGGAGCAGCGCGAGGGTCGGGTGCACCGCTACAAGGGGCACGCGGTGCGGAAGAACGTGGCGGACCGCTGCGGGCTGCCCGCGAGCCCACTCGAAGACCCGTGGCGGGCGATGTTCGAGACCGCTGCCGGCCACCGGTCGGTGGGGGAGTCGGAGATCGTGCCGTACTGGGTCTTCGAGGGGCCGGCGAACATCGAGCGGCACCTGCTCGTCGCGCCTTACACCCGCGACGCGTCGGTGCTGCCGCACCTGCTCGACTCGACGGTCATGTACCGCATCGCCTTCGGCCAACCGCGACAGGAGGAGCTGCTCCGCAACGTGGCGAGCGCGACGACTCCGGAGCAGCGGCAGGCGCTGTCGCGGATCCGGGTCGACCTGCGACCGCCGGCGGAATGA
- a CDS encoding SDR family oxidoreductase: protein MTTDMTALITGANKGIGLATARQLGERGYTVLVGARDPQRGREAERTLRDGGADAHAVEVDVTDEESVARATKWITDRYAQLDVLVNNAGIARGDGTGRPSETTLATLRAVYETNVFGVVAVTNALLPLLRAAPAARIVNVSSEVGSIGLLSDPAHPLFPIASVPYPSSKSALNMVTAMYAKELRDGRIKVNAANPGYCATDLNNHGGFRTPEQGAEVSVHLATLGEDGPSGLLWGFVMDGGNNEYGVLPW, encoded by the coding sequence ATGACCACCGACATGACCGCCCTGATCACCGGGGCGAACAAGGGAATCGGACTCGCCACCGCCCGGCAGCTCGGCGAACGCGGCTACACCGTGCTGGTCGGCGCCCGCGACCCGCAGCGGGGTCGGGAGGCCGAGCGGACGCTGCGCGACGGCGGCGCCGACGCCCACGCCGTCGAAGTCGACGTCACCGACGAGGAGTCGGTCGCGCGCGCGACAAAATGGATCACCGACCGGTACGCCCAGCTGGACGTACTGGTGAACAACGCGGGGATCGCCCGGGGCGACGGGACCGGCCGGCCGAGCGAGACCACGCTCGCCACCCTGCGCGCGGTGTACGAGACGAACGTCTTCGGCGTCGTCGCGGTCACCAACGCGCTGCTGCCGCTGTTGCGGGCCGCCCCGGCGGCGCGGATCGTCAACGTCTCCAGCGAGGTCGGCTCGATCGGCCTGCTGAGCGATCCGGCGCACCCGCTGTTCCCGATCGCCTCGGTGCCGTACCCGTCGTCGAAGTCGGCACTGAACATGGTCACCGCCATGTACGCGAAGGAACTGCGGGACGGCCGAATCAAGGTGAACGCGGCGAATCCCGGTTACTGCGCGACCGACCTGAACAACCACGGCGGATTCCGTACGCCGGAACAGGGTGCCGAGGTGAGCGTCCACCTTGCCACGCTGGGCGAGGACGGGCCGAGTGGCCTGCTGTGGGGCTTCGTGATGGACGGCGGCAACAACGAGTACGGCGTACTGCCCTGGTAG